A single region of the Equus przewalskii isolate Varuska chromosome 26, EquPr2, whole genome shotgun sequence genome encodes:
- the LOC139079596 gene encoding uncharacterized protein, whose product MSPTAPLVPAQPEALMQRKSLDWFHRPFKKRT is encoded by the coding sequence ATGTCACCTACGGCCCCCTTAGTCCCAGCCCAGCCCGAAGCcttaatgcaaaggaaaagtcTGGactggtttcacaggccttttaaaaAGCGGACTTAA
- the EXOSC2 gene encoding exosome complex component RRP4, producing the protein MAMEMRLPVARKPLSESLGRESKKHLVVPGDTITTDTGFMRGHGTYMGEEKLIASVAGSVERVNKLICVKALKTRYNGEVGDIVVGRITEVQQKRWKVETNSRLDSVLLLSSMNLPGGELRRRSAEDELAMRGFLQEGDLISAEVQAVFSDGAVSLHTRSLKYGKLGQGVLVQVSPSLVKRQKTHFHDLPCGASVILGNNGFIWIYPTPEHKEEDAGGFIANLEPVSLADREVISRLRNCIVSLVTQRMMLYDTSILYCYEASLPHPIKDILKPEIMEEIVLETRQRLLEQEG; encoded by the exons ATGGCGATGGAGATGCGCCTTCCCGTCGCTCGCAAGCCTCTTAGTGAGAGCTTGGGCCGCGAGAGTAAGAAACACCTGGTGGTGCCGGGGGACACGATCACCACGGACACGGGCTTCATGCG GGGCCATGGAACTTACATGGGGGAAGAGAAGCTCATTGCCTCTGTGGCTGGCTCTGTGGAGAGAGTAAACAAGTTGATCTGTGTGAAAGCTTTGAAAACCAG aTATAATGGTGAAGTAGGAGACATTGTAGTGGGGAGAATCACAGAG GTTCAGCAGAAGAGGTGGAAGGTGGAGACGAACTCTAGGCTGGATTCAGTCTTGCTTCTCTCATCCATGAACCTTCCCGGGGGAGAGCTG AGGAGAAGATCGGCAGAAGATGAGCTGGCGATGCGAGGCTTCTTGCAGGAAGGAGACCTCATCAGT GCTGAGGTGCAGGCAGTGTTCTCTGACGGGGCCGTCTCTCTGCACACGAGGAGTCTAAAATACGGAAAA CTAGGTCAGGGCGTTTTGGTCCAGGTTTCCCCCTCCCTGGTGAAACGGCAGAAGACTCACTTCCATGACTTGCCCTGTGGTGCCTCAGTGATTCTGGGTAACAACGGCTTCATCTGGATCTACCCTACCCCTGAGCACAAAGAAGAGGATGCAGGGGGCTTCATTGCAAACCTGGAG CCTGTCTCCCTTGCTGATCGAGAGGTGATCTCCCGGCTTCGGAACTGTATCGTCTCGCTGGTAACTCAGAGGATGATGCTGTATGACACCAGTATCCTGTATTGCTATGAGGCATCCCTTCCACATCCG atcaaAGACATCTTAAAGCCAGAAATCATGGAGGAAATTGTGTTGGAAACACGCCAGAGACTTTTAGAACAGGAGGGCTAA